One genomic window of Gossypium hirsutum isolate 1008001.06 chromosome D11, Gossypium_hirsutum_v2.1, whole genome shotgun sequence includes the following:
- the LOC121223379 gene encoding ras-related protein Rab7, with the protein MKSFDNLNNWREEFLIQASPSDPENFRFVVLGNKIDVDGGNSRVVSETKGPSMVCLETSAKEGVNVEEAFQCIAKDALKSGEEEDMLIKNHKVVLQTKHSALSNGKPFSCFKQRLSPVSSAPFSCF; encoded by the exons ATGAAATCGTTTGACAAccttaacaactggagagaagAATTTCTTATTCAG GCAAGCCCTTCGGATCCTGAGAATTTCCGTTTTGTTGTTTTGGGGAACAAAATCGATGTTGATGGTGGAAACAGTAGAGTG GTGTCTGAGACGAAAGGCCCCAGCATGGTGTGCCTCGAGACATCTGCCAAGGAAGGAGTTAACGTGGAAGAAGCTTTCCAATGCATAGCGAAGGATGCTCTAAAGAGTGGGGAAGAGGAAGACATgttaattaaaaaccataaagtAGTTCTGCAAACAAAACATTCAGCACTTTCGAATGGGAAACCTTTCAGCTGTTTCAAACAAAGATTATCCCCTGTTTCCTCTGCACCTTTCAGCTGCTTTTAA